A single region of the Nicotiana sylvestris chromosome 6, ASM39365v2, whole genome shotgun sequence genome encodes:
- the LOC104237630 gene encoding uncharacterized protein, with amino-acid sequence MADHSRATSHEFCSSFGFGSVCKVCKSFVSRFSPDRILSPKNKTQQPHNKDQKPKSNILQDHKVSIKKSSVDETVIDVEDLRYNHNDQVPPGAVHNNNHRSNGHYYYTSSPISSPPGSRSTSPSRLSRTISRIFRTTSGKHHNFVPSSNVGGGSGPALASTLSRNASRTHDRVDSTHAVPKSFSRSASLRNRSEAPPAASTALPASFSRNASRRSSTPIMFSSSTGLVKPPPMEETLECTLEELCFGCVKKMKVTRDAVTDIGLTEEEEVLTIKVKPGWTKGTKITFEGKGDERPGTSPADVIFVIAEKRHLLFRREGDNLELAVEIPLVKALTGCTISIPLLCGEKMSLTIDDIIYPGYEKIIAGQGMAKPKEQGNRGNLIITFLVAFPTELTEEQKSDVVRILEDSS; translated from the exons ATGGCAGATCATTCACGGGCCACATCTCATGAGTTTTGCAGCAGTTTTGGCTTTGGAAGTGTCTGTAAAGTTTGCAAATCCTTCGTCTCCAGATTCTCCCCTGACCGTATTTTATCTCCTAAGAATAAGACTCAACAACCCCATAATAAAGATCAAAAGCCCAAATCCAATATCCTCCAAGATCACAAG GTTAGTATAAAGAAAAGCAGTGTTGATGAAACCGTTATTGACGTTGAAGATTTAAGATATAACCACAATGATCAAGTACCCCCCGGAGCCGTACATAACAATAACCACCGAAGCAACGGACATTATTACTATACAAGTTCTCCCATTTCAAGTCCTCCCGGTTCAAGAAGCACCAGCCCTTCTCGCCTCTCCAGGACCATTTCTCGAATTTTTCGAACCACAAGCGGAAAACATCATAACTTTGTTCCTTCAAGTAATGTCGGTGGTGGAAGTGGACCGGCATTGGCAAGCACGCTTTCGCGTAATGCTAGCCGTACTCATGATAGAGTTGACAGTACTCATGCAGTTCCGAAATCCTTTTCGCGGAGTGCAAGCCTTCGGAATAGAAGCGAAGCACCCCCTGCAGCCTCAACGGCATTACCAGCGTCGTTTTCCCGTAATGCGAGCCGGAGGAGCTCAACTCCTATAATGTTTTCCAGCTCGACCGGATTGGTAAAACCCCCACCTATGGAAGAGACACTTGAATGTACCCTAGAAGAGTTGTGCTTTGGATGCGTTAAGAAGATGAAGGTTACAAGAGATGCGGTTACAGATATTGG GCTAACAGAAGAAGAGGAGGTACTAACAATCAAAGTGAAGCCAGGATGGACAAAAGGGACCAAGATTACATTCGAAGGCAAAGGTGATGAGAGGCCAGGCACTTCTCCAGCAGATGTGATTTTTGTGATCGCAGAGAAACGACACCTTCTCTTCAGGAGAGAAGGCGACAATCTGGAATTGGCAGTAGAAATCCCATTGGTAAAAGCTCTTACAGGTTGCACTATTTCCATACCGTTGTTGTGCGGTGAAAAGATGAGCTTAACCATTGATGATATTATCTACCCTGGTTATGAAAAGATTATAGCAGGACAAGGTATGGCTAAGCCCAAAGAGCAAGGGAACAGAGGAAACTTGATTATAACTTTCTTAGTAGCTTTTCCAACTGAACTTACAGAGGAACAAAAGTCTGATGTAGTCAGGATTTTAGAAGATTCTTCTTGA